Proteins from a genomic interval of Pseudophryne corroboree isolate aPseCor3 chromosome 4, aPseCor3.hap2, whole genome shotgun sequence:
- the LOC134910879 gene encoding paraneoplastic antigen Ma1 homolog, with the protein MECINGEDIYNWGKRNRVDLKCSVGIGGNLVDISDEEVLKEVKKWYGIKDPHICDKWRGNLGTISAVLLTNSNELDPSLIPANIMLENVPGRRLKILWPMIPHDLSEEATVECDSRTNIGEGGNTGGSYSIAGEPETDIPRGEDGTEQNVDAVMDKVVSHFERWHYEGGYRRLRIFSGIMPVPAGEENYDTWKETATQQSEEWRCPEHIKKQRIVESLRGPAMGIIHATRRSNPNSTLKDYFEALDYSFGTLEDVGDILARLNHTYQEPNESLTKYIYRIDKILYKLLDKGGIETKDIDEWRMKHLLRGALTSNPVAQRLRCSMVKSPPFTLGELIKEVKLEEVQIENREKSVKRVKVVLPTAENNLASEKLYKLMEEQNKKIDQLITLQTNLSASPGKRKRNK; encoded by the coding sequence ATGGAGTGTATAAATGGAGAGGATATATATAACTGGGGTAAAAGGAACAGGGTGGATCTTAAGTGTAGTGTGGGTATTGGAGGAAATTTAGTAGATATATCTGATGAGGAGGTACTTAAAGAAGTGAAGAAATGGTATGGGATTAAGGACCCACACATATGTGATAAATGGAGAGGTAATTTGGGAACGATATCTGCTGTATTATTAACTAACAGTAATGAATTAGATCCGTCATTAATCCCTGCTAACATTATGCTAGAGAACGTTCCAGGTAGAAGATTGAAAATTCTTTGGCCTATGATTCCCCATGATCTTAGTGAAGAAGCCACAGTAGAGTGTGATAGTAGAACCAATATAGGAGAAGGAGGGAATACAGGAGGTAGTTATTCTATAGCTGGAGAGCCAGAGACAGACATTCCTAGAGGGGAAGATGGTACTGAACAGAATGTAGATGCAGTCATGGACAAAGTAGTTAGTCATTTTGAACGATGGCACTACGAGGGAGGATATAGAAGGTTAAGAATATTTTCGGGAATTATGCCAGTACCCGCAGGAGAGGAAAACTATGATACCTGGAAAGAAACAGCTACTCAACAGTCGGAAGAATGGCGATGCCCcgaacacataaaaaaacaaaggatTGTTGAGAGTTTGAGGGGTCCAGCTATGGGCATTATCCATGCTACAAGAAGAAGTAATCCCAATTCCACCCTAAAAGATTACTTTGAGGCTTTAGATTACTCATTCGGAACATTAGAGGATGTTGGTGATATTCTGGCAAGATTAAATCATACCTATCAAGAACCCAATGAATCTCTTACTAAATATATCTATAGAATAGATAAAATCCTGTATAAACTATTGGATAAAGGGGGAATAGAAACTAAAGATATAGATGAATGGAGGATGAAACATCTTTTGCGTGGAGCTCTCACCAGCAATCCGGTAGCCCAGAGATTAAGATGTAGTATGGTCAAGAGTCCTCCTTTCACGTTAGGAGAATTGATTAAAGAAGTGAAATTAGAGGAAGTACAGATTGAAAATCGGGAAAAAAGTGTGAAACGTGTCAAAGTAGTATTGCCAACAGCTGAAAATAATTTAGCATCTGAAAAATTATATAAATTAATGGaagaacaaaataagaaaatagaTCAATTGATTACTCTACAAACCAATCTATCTGCCTCCCCTGGGAAGAGGAAGAGGAATAAATAG